One window from the genome of Natronomonas pharaonis DSM 2160 encodes:
- a CDS encoding MBL fold metallo-hydrolase yields MDARSTQGPIHRLAFDVDWRPGHVACYLVDGPEPVLVDAALPEHEAAFRQALAEHDYTPADIDHLLITHPHVDHVGLTPTLLQAGDPTVYAPAGVRERFNRGVAGLRERVEANCREAGFPDEQRSTAVEMAVESLERDSTLLAPEAVDVWLDAGEEANVGGLETTPVHVPGHQADHLCYPVDIDGEDALLAGDMGIKPFRPVVMHDGLDDGYREAFPAFYTALDRLDDIDVERVYPGHGPVHGDLAGAVAHARASLDSRLSQVADLVADGHATAPAVAMSLAGDREIEYLIPEAMSALAHLEAAGEIDSTLNDGVRYYDA; encoded by the coding sequence ATGGACGCACGGAGTACGCAGGGTCCCATCCACCGGCTCGCCTTCGACGTCGACTGGCGACCGGGACACGTCGCCTGTTATCTCGTCGATGGGCCCGAACCGGTTCTCGTCGACGCCGCGCTTCCGGAACACGAAGCGGCCTTCCGGCAAGCGCTTGCCGAACACGACTACACCCCCGCTGATATCGACCACCTGCTGATAACCCATCCCCACGTCGACCACGTCGGTTTGACGCCGACGCTGCTGCAGGCCGGCGACCCGACCGTCTATGCGCCCGCCGGCGTTCGCGAACGCTTCAACCGTGGCGTTGCGGGGCTCAGAGAACGCGTCGAAGCGAACTGCCGGGAAGCCGGGTTCCCGGACGAACAGCGCTCGACGGCCGTTGAGATGGCTGTCGAGTCCCTCGAACGCGATAGTACGCTGTTGGCCCCCGAAGCGGTCGACGTCTGGCTCGACGCCGGCGAGGAAGCAAACGTTGGCGGCCTTGAGACGACACCGGTCCACGTCCCCGGCCATCAGGCCGACCACCTCTGTTATCCTGTCGACATCGACGGCGAGGACGCGCTGCTGGCGGGTGATATGGGCATCAAGCCGTTCCGCCCCGTCGTTATGCATGACGGCCTCGATGACGGCTATCGGGAGGCGTTCCCCGCTTTCTATACCGCTCTCGACCGCCTCGACGACATCGATGTCGAGCGCGTGTACCCGGGCCACGGACCGGTCCACGGTGACCTCGCGGGCGCTGTCGCTCATGCTCGTGCGAGCCTCGATTCGCGACTCTCCCAGGTCGCCGACCTCGTCGCCGACGGTCACGCGACCGCACCGGCGGTTGCGATGTCGCTGGCCGGCGACCGCGAAATCGAGTACCTCATTCCCGAGGCGATGAGCGCGCTGGCCCATCTCGAAGCGGCCGGCGAAATCGACTCAACGCTAAACGACGGCGTCAGATACTACGACGCATGA
- a CDS encoding TIGR04024 family LLM class F420-dependent oxidoreductase — MPRDVFLPVAAQPSVDALVEQAQLGEQLGYDTAWLPETWGRDAVTTLTCIAQGTDDIDIGTSIMPVYSRSPALIGQSAATLQEVSDGRFRLGLGPSGPVVIENWHGVDFGNPLRRTRETVDVVKQVLAGEEVTYDGEYFDLEGFRLRCDPPEPTPPVDAAGMGPKAVELAGRFADGWHALLFTRDGIRDRLEDFDRGSEMGDRDRDDQRVTLSLTCCVLDDAEEAKSLVKQHTAFYIGGMGTFYRDSLARQGHEETAHEIYDHWQDGDQAAAMDALDDDLLEEIAVWGTPDTAPDHFERFADIDGVESASVSFPRGADLDQIESTMRALAPE, encoded by the coding sequence ATGCCCCGAGATGTCTTCCTACCGGTCGCAGCACAGCCCAGCGTCGACGCGCTCGTCGAGCAAGCCCAGCTTGGCGAACAGCTCGGGTACGATACGGCGTGGCTTCCCGAGACGTGGGGGCGCGACGCTGTGACGACGCTTACGTGCATCGCACAGGGAACCGACGACATCGATATCGGGACCTCGATTATGCCCGTCTACTCGCGGTCGCCGGCGCTCATCGGTCAAAGCGCCGCGACGCTACAGGAGGTCTCCGACGGCCGGTTCCGGCTCGGGCTTGGCCCCTCCGGGCCGGTCGTCATCGAAAACTGGCACGGCGTCGACTTCGGGAACCCGCTTCGGCGAACCCGGGAGACCGTCGACGTTGTCAAGCAGGTGCTGGCCGGCGAGGAGGTCACCTACGACGGCGAGTACTTCGATTTGGAGGGCTTCCGGCTCCGCTGTGACCCGCCGGAGCCGACACCGCCTGTCGATGCTGCCGGGATGGGGCCGAAAGCCGTCGAACTTGCCGGCCGCTTCGCCGACGGCTGGCACGCCCTGCTGTTTACCCGCGATGGCATCCGCGACCGGCTGGAGGACTTCGACCGCGGCTCCGAGATGGGCGACCGGGACCGCGACGACCAGCGGGTGACGCTTTCGCTTACCTGCTGTGTCCTCGACGACGCCGAGGAGGCGAAATCGCTCGTCAAACAACACACCGCCTTCTACATCGGCGGTATGGGGACCTTCTACCGGGACAGCCTCGCCAGACAGGGCCACGAGGAGACGGCCCACGAAATATACGACCACTGGCAGGACGGCGACCAGGCGGCGGCGATGGACGCCCTCGACGATGACCTGCTCGAAGAAATCGCGGTCTGGGGCACGCCGGACACAGCACCCGACCACTTCGAGCGGTTCGCCGACATCGACGGCGTCGAGTCGGCATCGGTGTCGTTCCCCCGCGGCGCCGACCTCGACCAGATAGAGTCGACGATGCGGGCGCTCGCCCCCGAGTAG
- a CDS encoding SDR family NAD(P)-dependent oxidoreductase: protein MLEQFSVEGQTAVITGSSQGIGAVTAKRFADEGANVVVTSRTQEQIDEVADEINDSDRPGEAIAVECDVREREAVEALVEATVDEFGRIDSMINNAGASFMAGFDDISENGWKTIVDINLHGTFHCSQVAGQQMQSQDGGGTIVNFASVAGTMGSQYMSHYGAAKAAVVNLTTSLSAAYADENIRVNCIAPGLVGTPGVASQMGLDPSDVDREDVAKEMGLPEEIADIVQFLASDAASYIVGETITAQGVPPLEDSNL, encoded by the coding sequence ATGTTAGAGCAGTTCAGTGTCGAGGGCCAAACGGCCGTTATCACCGGCTCCAGCCAAGGCATCGGCGCTGTAACCGCAAAGCGGTTCGCCGACGAGGGCGCAAACGTCGTCGTCACCTCACGCACACAGGAACAGATTGACGAAGTCGCCGACGAAATCAACGACAGCGACCGACCGGGCGAGGCCATCGCCGTCGAATGCGATGTCCGGGAGCGCGAGGCCGTCGAAGCGCTCGTCGAGGCAACCGTCGATGAGTTCGGCCGCATCGATTCGATGATAAACAACGCCGGGGCCTCGTTCATGGCAGGCTTCGACGACATCTCCGAGAACGGCTGGAAGACCATCGTCGACATCAACCTCCACGGGACCTTTCACTGCTCGCAGGTCGCCGGCCAGCAGATGCAGTCCCAAGACGGCGGCGGCACCATCGTCAACTTCGCCTCCGTCGCCGGCACGATGGGGTCGCAGTATATGAGCCACTACGGAGCCGCCAAGGCGGCCGTCGTCAACCTGACAACATCGCTTTCGGCCGCCTACGCCGACGAGAACATCCGCGTCAACTGCATCGCGCCGGGGCTTGTCGGCACGCCGGGGGTCGCCTCCCAGATGGGTCTCGACCCCTCCGATGTCGACCGCGAGGATGTCGCCAAGGAAATGGGCCTGCCGGAGGAGATCGCGGACATCGTTCAGTTCCTCGCCAGCGATGCCGCCTCCTACATCGTCGGCGAAACAATAACGGCACAGGGAGTCCCACCACTAGAGGATTCAAACCTCTAA